The genome window TATAAACCAACATGTTACACGAAAGACGAAAATAcgcgaaacacgaaaatacatgAAACACCAAATTACAACACGAGTCTCGTGTTTAAATGACATGGGCACTAATCAAAACAGCTAAACAAGTAAACAAAACCCACAAACAATCAAAAACATCAACTACATACATGAATCTGGAGAGTATACAATCAAGAATATATACACAGAGAGGGCAAAAAATGGGTTTTTACCGGTGAGTAAAAGCGTGGCGTGAAGAGAAATTAGGGTTTAGTGAAGAATTAATGGCTTTTGAAACGACGACGTGTCGGAGATTCATGCTgagaattatgaatttatgacgATGATGATTGGCTCGCTTAATAGTTTCAGGTTTTTGTTGCCTCCTTTTTTAGACCCGTTTAAACTGATTTGGGCTTTGTTTTGGTGTGGATGCTTGATTCACTTAATTAGTTAGGCCCAAAAAGAAAAGTTTTGCGGGCTCAGCCCATAATTTCAAAAACACACATGACTGCTTTATCTTACAGAAAAAGTCACTTACTTAAGAAAAACGAAAAAAATGGATTATTATCTTTGGCCCGCCATCTTACATAAAAATAAGGACCTGAAAGTGTTGAAGTAGAAATAAGTGGATTATTAATACTAGCAATctggcccgtgcttcgcacacgggtaacgcttgaatttttaattttaaataattaatggtAATGTGTTTTTAATTGTAACATTGactaataaaaatacaataAGTACTCATAGTGTTACGAATCACAATTGTTATTCTCTTACCTACAATGTAATATTAATCTTTTAGCAATAATTAGTTTTTGAAACTTATTATTGAAACTTGATGtatgaataatatacatatttaaattaattcattattttagcaataattagtttttattaatttttcattaaatgattaaatttagtcaatatataaaaaagaaaaggctAAAAGCAGAAAAGTTGCACAGGAAGACCTGGATGAAGTATGATGAAGCTGTACATATTACTGGATGAAGTATGACTTGCAAGTGGCAACATACCAACACAAATCAATCATAAAAGATGCACACAATACATTGAAACACAACTTAAACATGAATTTCCATTTTAAAGAAGATCAGATCCTAAAACTTAGTAACTACTGCACAATCACATGATACGCATCAGATGCATCAGCTGCAATACAGTCTGGTTTATCGACTGTTAAATGGGTCAAAAGTGTTGATCCAGTACTATACTCGGGGCTACTTGGAGAAACTTTTAGAAATGTGATGCCCTGCATTGAGCATGAGTCGGAGCAGTTTAGTTTAAAGCTAAATGCTagcatgaaaaaaaatattatgtataaaaaaataaaatagcatGAAAAAAAGAGACACATGCTACAAAAACTGGAGCATGGCTCAATCGAGATGATAGGAGAGCTTGAAGAAATCATCCAAATTCACACTCCTAacgtgaaaatttaaaaaaaatataatattataaaacgtAATAACAGATCAATGCCATTGCCTCCCGCATTATCAATACTCTGATCTTTGTTCTCTGCACCAAATTTGAGTGCGAGTGAACTGAGTATTTCTGCTTGTTGCATTAGTGCTATAATATTTGGGTCATCCTTCTTGAGATATATACCTTGAATCAAGTCGGTGCTGGCTGAAAATGAATTTACAAAGATAGACAATAAGCCATTAAGTCTTCAATGTTGAACTATGCTAGTCAAAACATAATATCATGATTTTGTTCCGTCTTTGCCTATTTCCCAGTTGTTTGCATTACCTTGTGTTTCCAGGTCCCTCAAAATGTTAAAGTCTGAATGGTGGTCTAATTTGTTTGTCCATTTCTCTGAATTCCTCTCACGATATTTCAGTCATATCAGAGCTGTCATTTGTTCTGAGTGAAGAAGTTGACTGTTAACAATAACAGGACACTCATATATTCATAAGAAGCGGAACTACACAGTACCAGCAATACCATATCTTCTTATGGACTCAAGTCAGTCTCAGATTTACCTTACCTGCTCCTTTACGGACAACTTTCAAATTCAGGTGCTTATTATTGTTTTCCTTAATCAAACTCTTTCACATATCTATGAATACAGTTgcaaatttttatctaaaattaCAAAGTACTCTCTATATTTGTAAAGTTAGACCTGGTCATCCCTTCCAAtggaattcatataaataaagttCAAACATAAATGGAAACAGAACTATTTTAGAAGTTCAATAGTCAAGTTCAATCCTCAAAACAAATAGTTTGAGTATATCACTATTGTGCCTGCTATATTACCTGTGATGCGGTACAGAAATTCCTAGGTAATGTACAATAAACATTGTTCcataaagcaaaaaaaaaaagaaggcatTGTTCCCGCAGTTTGCACAGATCCACCAaggaaaacaaaatgaaaatgatAATAAAGACAAAGGGAAAGAAGAGAAACAACTGACCTCCAATGCGGCGATCTAGATAACTTCAGCTAGAGAATCAACAACTGCTTCAGACATAGTTGGAGTTGCAATCCCAGCCTCATAGGCACCCACAGTGGCTTCAGACATAGTTGGAGTTGCAATCCCAGCCTCATAGGCGCCTGTAGCAAAGTAGAATCGACTACTTAAGTTGATATTATCCTCAGAAATAAGCAACTCCGTCTTAAGATCCCTGTCACAGATATCCTTGATTTTGGTTAGAAAGACATTTGGTGTCTGTGTGTCAAGTCATTATTtcagttataaaaaaaaatgcttagtaatataataaatcaaGGAATTAAGCGGAGTAGTCTTGGTGAATTATATGTTTTCAGTACATACCATGGCATATTTGCAATGAGTTTTGTTGCACTGGATCCAATCAACCTCTTTGCAGGCCTCTGTAGCATCTTCTCCAAGAATGAGAATTCTGTATCTGAAAGTTCAGCACATGAAAGCATATAAAGAAGGCTACTATCATAAGTATAAAAGCGAAGAATATAATCAGTCCGAGACAATGCAAGGGCACAACCTTTTCTCGGTAACAGGTAGGCCTTTTGGGCAACCAGAACACTTGTACTTGCCATCCTGAAAAGCCATTTTTTCCGAACAATCTGGGCAACTGTAGTACTACCAGCTTGTTTCTTGAATGGTTTTTGCTTTCACAGTCACAAATATGAGCTTCTGCAAAGTACAAAAATATTTGAGCGCCACATTCCGAATGAAAAGCAGTTACTACAAAGCTACTATGACATATG of Daucus carota subsp. sativus chromosome 3, DH1 v3.0, whole genome shotgun sequence contains these proteins:
- the LOC108211290 gene encoding uncharacterized protein LOC108211290 isoform X1, encoding MASTSVLVAQKAYLLPRKGCALALSRTDYILRFYTYDSSLLYMLSCAELSDTEFSFLEKMLQRPAKRLIGSSATKLIANMPWDLKTELLISEDNINLSSRFYFATGAYEAGIATPTMSEATVGAYEAGIATPTMSEAVVDSLAEVI
- the LOC108211290 gene encoding uncharacterized protein LOC108211290 isoform X2; protein product: MASTSVLVAQKAYLLPRKDTEFSFLEKMLQRPAKRLIGSSATKLIANMPWDLKTELLISEDNINLSSRFYFATGAYEAGIATPTMSEATVGAYEAGIATPTMSEAVVDSLAEVI